In Paraburkholderia bryophila, a single genomic region encodes these proteins:
- a CDS encoding LLM class flavin-dependent oxidoreductase — protein sequence MTQRNLTFGIMLHGAGGHMNSWKHPAGPADASVNLDFITGIAQKAEANGVAFAFVADGLYINEKSIPHFLNRFEPISVLSALATATSKIGLAGTLSTSYSHPFTVARQFASLDLISGGRAGWNVVTSPLEGSAKNYGGEHPDHELRYEIADEYLDVVQGLWDSWDDDAFVRERDSGQFFDRDKLHTLDHKGRFFQVAGPLNIQRSPQGQPVIFQAGSSDSGIALAGKYADAVFTHSPSLEETKAFAQQVRQSAVLHGRAADDVKIFPGIGPIVGATVEEAEAKYRVIRDLLTVDDALAYLGRFFEHHDFTQYELDAPFPELGELGTNSFRSTTDRIKTEAKRKGSTLREVALEVATPKSQFIGTGEQIADELIRWFDAGAADGFILGFPVQAEGFDDFVRYVIPALEARGRYSRALAGTTLRDHLGLPRRESRYAAAETA from the coding sequence ATGACTCAGCGAAACCTCACTTTCGGCATCATGCTGCATGGCGCAGGCGGCCACATGAATTCGTGGAAGCATCCCGCCGGTCCCGCGGACGCCAGCGTCAACCTCGACTTCATCACCGGTATCGCGCAGAAGGCCGAAGCCAACGGTGTGGCGTTCGCGTTCGTGGCCGACGGCCTCTATATCAACGAGAAGTCGATCCCGCATTTCCTGAACCGCTTCGAGCCGATCTCGGTCCTGTCGGCGCTCGCGACCGCGACGTCGAAGATCGGGCTGGCCGGCACGCTGTCGACGTCGTACAGCCATCCGTTTACGGTGGCGCGGCAATTCGCGTCGCTCGATCTGATCAGCGGCGGGCGGGCCGGATGGAATGTCGTGACGTCGCCGCTCGAAGGGTCGGCGAAGAACTACGGCGGCGAGCATCCCGATCACGAACTGCGCTACGAAATCGCCGACGAATATCTCGACGTCGTGCAGGGCCTGTGGGATAGCTGGGACGACGACGCGTTCGTGCGCGAGCGCGACAGCGGCCAATTCTTCGACCGCGACAAGCTGCATACGCTCGACCATAAGGGGCGTTTTTTTCAGGTCGCCGGACCGCTGAATATTCAGCGCTCGCCGCAAGGTCAGCCGGTGATTTTCCAGGCGGGCTCGTCGGATTCGGGCATCGCGCTAGCCGGTAAATACGCGGACGCGGTGTTTACGCATTCGCCGTCGCTGGAGGAAACCAAAGCTTTCGCGCAACAGGTACGGCAAAGCGCGGTCCTGCATGGCCGTGCGGCGGACGACGTGAAGATCTTTCCGGGCATCGGCCCGATCGTCGGCGCGACGGTGGAGGAGGCCGAGGCGAAGTATCGCGTGATCCGCGACCTGCTGACCGTGGACGATGCGCTCGCCTATCTGGGCCGCTTCTTCGAACACCACGACTTCACGCAATACGAGCTCGACGCGCCGTTCCCCGAACTGGGCGAACTCGGCACGAACAGTTTTCGTTCGACGACCGACCGCATCAAGACCGAAGCGAAGCGCAAGGGCTCGACGCTGCGCGAGGTCGCGCTCGAAGTCGCGACGCCGAAGTCGCAATTCATCGGCACCGGCGAGCAGATCGCCGACGAACTGATCCGCTGGTTCGACGCCGGTGCGGCCGACGGTTTCATTCTCGGCTTTCCGGTGCAGGCCGAAGGATTCGACGATTTCGTGCGCTACGTGATTCCGGCGCTGGAAGCACGCGGCCGCTACAGCCGCGCCCTGGCCGGCACGACGCTGCGCGATCACCTGGGTCTGCCGCGCCGCGAAAGCCGCTACGCAGCCGCGGAAACGGCATGA
- a CDS encoding thiol:disulfide interchange protein DsbA/DsbL, with protein MKTLFRASIVAVSLFAAALSTAHASTSAPVAGKEYTVLSTPQPVDAPGKIVVTEFMWYGCPHCAEFDPYLEAWVKKQGPDVVFQRVPVAFRDDFVPHSRMFHALDALGLASRLTPVVFNEIYVKKDYLLTPDSQATFLATQGVDKAKYLQAYNSFSTQSALQRDTRLIKDYQVNATPTLAVQGKYLTGPASTESLPGTIQVLDYLVASVRAKKM; from the coding sequence ATGAAAACCCTCTTCCGCGCCTCGATCGTCGCCGTTTCGCTGTTTGCCGCCGCACTTTCCACTGCTCATGCATCGACGTCGGCGCCGGTGGCCGGCAAGGAGTACACCGTTCTCTCCACGCCGCAACCGGTGGATGCGCCCGGCAAAATCGTCGTCACGGAGTTCATGTGGTACGGCTGCCCGCACTGCGCCGAGTTCGATCCGTATCTGGAAGCATGGGTCAAAAAGCAGGGTCCGGACGTGGTGTTTCAGCGGGTCCCGGTCGCCTTCCGCGACGATTTCGTGCCGCATTCGCGGATGTTTCATGCACTCGACGCGCTCGGCCTGGCATCGCGCCTGACGCCGGTGGTCTTCAACGAAATCTACGTGAAGAAAGACTATTTGCTGACGCCGGATTCGCAAGCGACTTTCCTCGCCACTCAGGGCGTGGATAAAGCCAAATACCTGCAGGCGTATAACTCGTTCTCGACGCAAAGCGCGTTGCAGCGTGACACACGGTTGATCAAGGACTATCAGGTCAATGCGACGCCTACGTTAGCCGTACAGGGCAAGTATTTAACCGGCCCCGCCAGCACGGAAAGTTTGCCGGGCACGATTCAGGTATTGGATTACCTGGTGGCGTCGGTGCGGGCGAAAAAGATGTAA
- a CDS encoding TonB-dependent receptor plug domain-containing protein, whose protein sequence is MRGTNIKQRATQPAIEVRRTMLSMAVLAVAFNGAAWAQSAPASGAAANTVNTVQQDTVVVTGTRTDTKASQSLTPVDVISGAQLRSTGQSNLRDALVQLSPSISRESYAGDAALLTDALTLHGLSPDHVLVLVNGKRRHTTANIALDGGLNQGSTGVDIDMIPVGLIDHIEVLRDGAAAQYGSDAIAGVINIILKRSSHGGELQTTNGQTYAGDGFKNGETATVGLNLGGNGFLDLSADYNRQNHTVRTGPDDYFGSFKPGHGYYNPIEGDPASTREAVGYNAGYYLGDDVELYGFGTYAHRNAQAYQNYRPPGVLPQIYPNGFVPTETVNENDFSVTTGIKGQNLFGWSWDLSSTYGGDHDVIGMTNSANTGLFASQGYTPTSFHLATISNTQLTNNLDFSRAFQLPLLPAPVNVSWGVEQRRETYTVGAGDPASYLDGGSQALPGLAPVSASDNSRNVVATYIDLSTHLTPKWTVDLAGRFEHYSDVGNTTNGKFSTRYDFTPAFAVRGSVSTGFRAPSLAEEYYSNINESPASVEGLLAANSGAARLIGAAPLKSEKSTNYNLGFVLTPVKGLHLALDAYQIDIRNRIVEGGTASGAAAIAAMQAAGLSVPSSIPASAVSASYFTNGANTRTRGLDLTGTYHTGFGAFGQVDWDLGVNINTTSVTHIATGANGGPELNAQQIAWLSTSTPKNKIIVGGTWHLDKWGVSLHETRFGSTSSEETYIVGPNAFSTTQFLHFENAARYITDVEVRYDVTKKFQIAVGANNLFDVYPSKLPYVAQLEGAQYDSFASTTGVNGGFYYARARYLF, encoded by the coding sequence ATGCGCGGGACAAACATCAAGCAGCGGGCGACTCAGCCTGCTATAGAAGTTCGCAGGACCATGCTGTCGATGGCCGTGCTGGCGGTCGCATTCAACGGCGCGGCATGGGCGCAGAGTGCACCTGCGTCGGGCGCCGCGGCCAACACCGTCAACACCGTGCAGCAGGACACGGTTGTCGTCACCGGCACGCGCACCGATACCAAAGCGAGCCAAAGCCTGACGCCGGTCGACGTGATCAGCGGCGCGCAATTGCGTTCCACGGGCCAAAGCAATCTACGCGACGCGCTGGTCCAGTTGTCGCCGTCGATCTCGCGCGAAAGCTACGCAGGCGACGCCGCGTTGCTCACCGACGCGCTGACGCTGCACGGCCTGAGTCCCGACCACGTGCTCGTGCTGGTGAACGGCAAGCGCCGCCACACCACGGCGAACATCGCGCTCGACGGCGGGCTCAACCAGGGCTCGACCGGTGTCGATATCGACATGATTCCGGTCGGGCTGATCGATCACATCGAAGTGCTGCGCGACGGCGCCGCGGCGCAATACGGTTCGGACGCGATCGCGGGCGTCATCAACATCATCCTGAAGCGCAGTTCGCACGGCGGCGAGTTGCAGACCACCAACGGCCAGACCTACGCCGGCGACGGCTTTAAAAACGGCGAAACCGCCACCGTCGGCTTGAATCTCGGCGGTAACGGCTTTCTGGACTTGAGCGCGGACTACAACCGTCAGAACCACACGGTGCGTACCGGACCCGACGATTATTTCGGCTCGTTCAAGCCAGGTCACGGCTACTACAACCCGATCGAAGGCGACCCGGCCAGCACGCGCGAAGCGGTCGGCTACAACGCCGGCTACTACCTCGGCGACGACGTCGAGTTGTACGGCTTCGGCACCTATGCGCACCGCAACGCGCAGGCGTATCAGAACTACCGTCCGCCCGGCGTGCTGCCGCAAATCTATCCGAACGGTTTCGTGCCGACCGAGACGGTCAACGAAAACGACTTCTCGGTGACGACCGGCATCAAAGGTCAGAACCTGTTCGGCTGGTCGTGGGATCTGAGTTCGACCTACGGCGGCGACCACGATGTTATCGGCATGACGAACTCGGCGAACACGGGGCTGTTCGCAAGCCAGGGCTATACGCCGACCAGTTTTCATCTGGCGACGATCAGCAATACGCAGTTGACCAACAACCTCGATTTCTCGCGCGCCTTCCAGTTGCCGCTGCTGCCGGCGCCGGTGAACGTGTCGTGGGGCGTCGAGCAGCGTCGCGAGACCTATACGGTGGGGGCGGGCGATCCCGCTTCGTATCTCGACGGCGGCTCGCAGGCGTTGCCGGGTCTCGCGCCCGTCAGCGCGAGCGACAACTCGCGCAACGTGGTCGCCACGTATATCGATCTATCGACCCATCTGACGCCGAAATGGACCGTCGATCTGGCGGGACGCTTCGAGCATTACAGCGACGTGGGCAACACGACCAACGGCAAGTTCTCAACGCGCTACGACTTCACGCCGGCATTCGCCGTGCGCGGCAGCGTCAGCACGGGTTTTCGCGCGCCGTCGCTGGCCGAGGAGTACTACAGCAACATCAACGAATCGCCGGCCTCGGTCGAGGGCCTGCTGGCGGCCAACTCGGGCGCGGCCCGACTGATCGGCGCCGCGCCGCTCAAGTCGGAGAAGTCGACCAACTACAACCTCGGCTTCGTGCTGACGCCGGTCAAGGGCCTGCACCTGGCGCTCGACGCGTACCAGATCGATATCCGCAACCGCATCGTCGAAGGCGGTACCGCGTCGGGCGCGGCCGCGATCGCCGCGATGCAGGCCGCGGGTTTGTCGGTGCCGAGTTCGATTCCGGCTTCGGCCGTGTCGGCGAGCTACTTCACCAACGGCGCGAACACGCGCACGCGCGGGCTCGATCTGACGGGCACCTATCACACCGGCTTCGGCGCGTTCGGGCAGGTGGACTGGGATCTCGGCGTGAACATCAACACGACGTCGGTCACGCATATCGCCACGGGGGCGAACGGCGGGCCGGAACTCAACGCGCAGCAGATCGCGTGGTTGAGCACATCGACGCCGAAGAACAAGATCATCGTCGGCGGCACGTGGCATCTCGACAAGTGGGGCGTGAGCCTGCACGAGACCCGCTTCGGCTCGACGTCGAGCGAGGAAACCTACATTGTCGGGCCGAATGCATTTTCGACGACGCAGTTCCTTCACTTCGAGAATGCCGCCCGCTATATCACCGACGTCGAAGTCCGCTACGACGTGACGAAGAAATTCCAGATCGCGGTGGGCGCGAACAATCTGTTCGATGTGTATCCGAGCAAGCTGCCTTACGTCGCGCAGCTCGAAGGCGCGCAATACGATTCGTTCGCGTCGACCACCGGCGTGAACGGCGGCTTCTATTACGCGCGCGCCCGCTACCTGTTCTAA
- a CDS encoding LLM class flavin-dependent oxidoreductase: protein MSYSLSILDKSPIADGKTAHDALRFTVRLAQRAEALGYKRYWIAEHHGAPGLASSAPEIVVSHLLAHTSRIRVGSGGVMLQHYSPFKVAESFRVLASLAPGRVDLGVGKAPGGLPLTTRALQWFHDKAKKPDFAHQLAELDAFLKWGVAEDHPLAGAVALPTPPEPPQRVLLGGSPESAGLAAQHDWQYCYAGHFNGDEANIERSFDAYRSVTGRTPLLAVYAFAAESKAEAQRQVGALRVFKVRLAGGQTVNLPSPEAAAEFARQIGVTDFRLDELRPHVITGTPDEVRGELDALHERFGIEEFVIDTPVTDYALRLASVEALAGTRQPASV, encoded by the coding sequence GTGTCCTATTCACTTTCGATTCTCGACAAGAGTCCCATCGCCGACGGCAAAACGGCCCACGACGCGCTGCGTTTCACGGTGCGTCTCGCGCAGCGCGCGGAGGCGTTGGGCTACAAACGTTACTGGATCGCGGAGCATCACGGCGCGCCGGGCTTGGCGAGTTCCGCACCGGAGATCGTCGTCTCGCATCTGCTCGCGCATACGTCGCGAATTCGGGTCGGCTCGGGCGGCGTGATGCTCCAGCATTACAGCCCGTTCAAGGTGGCCGAATCGTTTCGCGTACTCGCTTCGCTGGCGCCGGGGCGCGTTGATCTTGGCGTCGGCAAGGCGCCGGGCGGGCTGCCGCTGACCACTCGCGCGCTGCAGTGGTTTCACGACAAGGCGAAGAAACCCGACTTCGCACACCAGCTCGCCGAACTCGACGCGTTCCTGAAATGGGGCGTGGCCGAAGATCACCCGCTGGCCGGCGCGGTGGCGCTGCCCACGCCACCTGAACCGCCGCAGCGCGTGCTGCTGGGCGGCAGTCCCGAGAGCGCCGGGCTCGCCGCGCAGCACGACTGGCAGTACTGCTACGCCGGGCATTTCAATGGCGACGAGGCCAACATCGAGCGTTCGTTCGACGCCTATCGCAGCGTGACGGGCCGCACGCCGCTGCTCGCGGTCTATGCGTTCGCGGCGGAATCGAAGGCCGAGGCGCAGCGACAGGTCGGCGCGCTGCGGGTGTTCAAGGTGCGCCTCGCCGGCGGCCAGACCGTGAATCTGCCGAGCCCGGAAGCGGCGGCGGAATTCGCGCGGCAGATCGGCGTGACCGACTTCCGGCTCGACGAACTGCGACCGCATGTGATCACCGGCACGCCGGACGAAGTCCGCGGCGAACTCGACGCGCTGCACGAACGCTTCGGTATCGAGGAATTCGTGATCGACACCCCCGTGACGGATTACGCGTTGCGGCTCGCGTCGGTCGAAGCACTCGCCGGCACGCGGCAACCCGCAAGCGTTTGA
- a CDS encoding GNAT family N-acetyltransferase has protein sequence MSAVLPSVATDDRLVYVSVLDPLARPLFDELAHEYASRYVGLVDEQELAHEMQRYPVEAFAAPEGAFVLLLRNGEAIAGGAFMRHTDPGTVEFKRIWASSRHRRQGLARRVLAELEAQAVRLGYTRVFLGTGPRQPEAIALYRSNGYTLLSAHDFGEDEPPGYLFEKYLPALQGE, from the coding sequence ATGTCAGCGGTGCTTCCCTCCGTCGCAACAGACGATCGGCTCGTCTACGTCTCGGTTCTCGATCCGTTGGCGCGTCCGTTGTTCGACGAACTGGCTCACGAATATGCCAGCCGTTACGTCGGCCTGGTCGACGAGCAGGAGCTTGCGCATGAAATGCAGCGCTATCCGGTCGAGGCGTTCGCCGCGCCGGAGGGCGCGTTCGTGCTGCTATTGCGCAATGGCGAGGCGATCGCGGGCGGTGCGTTCATGCGCCACACCGATCCCGGCACCGTCGAATTCAAACGCATCTGGGCAAGCAGCCGGCATCGCCGTCAGGGGCTCGCACGGCGTGTACTGGCCGAACTGGAAGCGCAGGCCGTACGGCTGGGTTACACGCGCGTGTTTCTCGGCACGGGGCCGCGTCAGCCTGAAGCGATCGCGCTTTATCGAAGCAACGGCTATACGCTGCTGTCGGCGCATGACTTCGGTGAGGATGAGCCGCCGGGGTATCTGTTCGAGAAGTATTTGCCCGCGTTGCAGGGCGAGTAG
- a CDS encoding ABC transporter substrate-binding protein encodes MKHSKAIRSAFAVWTLGMAVAASAATTGTLNLSPDQPNRIRTAPDAAAIQAVPAAFPFASKDELVIGMTVAWPPLSTYATDEKTVVGADPDLAQLVADGLGRKLKIVVLAWEDWPLAVQSGKVDAVLSNVTVTEARKEKFDFSSYRRDVLGFYVRKASPIKAIREPKDIAGLRVITDSGTNQEKILLEWDKENVAQGLKPVQIQYYGDPAVSFVALQSGRADLILSVNSALAYEAAQKGDLRAVGAISGGWPITADLAITTRKGSGLAAPLTLLLNDLIHSGKYTQVLDRWNLGSEAVNKAVTNPPGLPKS; translated from the coding sequence ATGAAGCACAGCAAGGCAATCCGCTCGGCGTTCGCGGTGTGGACGTTGGGCATGGCGGTCGCCGCGTCGGCGGCCACGACGGGCACCCTCAATCTGAGCCCGGACCAGCCCAACCGGATTCGCACGGCACCCGACGCCGCGGCCATTCAGGCCGTGCCCGCTGCGTTCCCGTTCGCCAGCAAGGACGAACTGGTGATCGGCATGACTGTGGCATGGCCGCCGCTCAGCACTTACGCGACCGATGAGAAGACCGTCGTCGGCGCCGACCCGGATCTCGCGCAACTGGTCGCCGACGGTCTGGGACGCAAGCTGAAAATCGTGGTCCTCGCGTGGGAAGACTGGCCGCTCGCGGTGCAATCGGGCAAGGTCGACGCGGTGCTGTCGAACGTGACGGTGACCGAAGCGCGCAAGGAGAAATTCGATTTTTCGAGCTATCGGCGCGACGTGCTCGGTTTCTACGTGCGCAAGGCCAGTCCGATCAAGGCGATCCGCGAGCCGAAGGATATTGCCGGTCTGCGCGTCATCACGGACTCGGGCACGAACCAGGAAAAGATCCTGCTGGAGTGGGATAAGGAAAATGTCGCGCAGGGACTCAAGCCGGTGCAGATCCAGTATTACGGCGATCCTGCCGTGAGTTTCGTGGCGCTGCAGTCAGGGCGCGCCGATCTGATCCTCAGCGTGAATTCGGCGCTGGCGTACGAGGCCGCGCAGAAAGGAGATTTGCGTGCGGTCGGCGCGATCAGCGGCGGTTGGCCGATCACGGCGGATCTCGCGATCACCACGCGCAAGGGTAGCGGACTGGCCGCGCCGCTCACGCTGTTGCTGAACGATCTGATTCACAGCGGCAAATATACCCAGGTGCTCGACCGCTGGAACCTCGGTTCCGAAGCGGTGAACAAGGCCGTGACCAATCCTCCCGGCTTGCCCAAAAGCTAG
- a CDS encoding ABC transporter substrate-binding protein has product MPLAWHAGIAQAAAQTFDFSAEQKGRVRAPKDAEALRAAASYRFVTPGVFTVAVAPAAPPIATYATDAHSVVGADPDYAQLLADALGLRLQLVPVAWADWPLGLTSGRYDAVISNVGVTEGRKKKFDFTTYRLGLHGFYVRNDSPIKAIREPRDIAGLRIVTGSGTIQEHILLEWNRRNVAQGLKAATLQYYDDDPASGRLALLSGRVDAIFNPDAQMAYEAATQGQTRRVGTVNAGWPLKADVAIATRKDSGLAPALTAATNQLIRGGQYRAALTRWGVQAQAVEHSETNPPGYPDA; this is encoded by the coding sequence ATGCCGCTCGCGTGGCACGCCGGCATCGCGCAGGCCGCCGCGCAGACTTTCGACTTCAGTGCGGAGCAGAAAGGCCGCGTGCGCGCACCGAAAGACGCCGAAGCGCTACGCGCCGCCGCAAGCTACCGCTTCGTCACGCCCGGCGTGTTCACCGTGGCGGTTGCGCCAGCCGCGCCGCCCATTGCGACTTATGCGACCGATGCGCACAGCGTGGTGGGCGCCGATCCCGACTACGCGCAACTGCTGGCCGATGCGCTCGGTCTGCGGCTGCAGTTGGTGCCGGTCGCGTGGGCCGACTGGCCGCTCGGTCTGACGTCGGGCCGCTACGACGCGGTGATTTCGAACGTCGGCGTGACCGAGGGGCGCAAGAAGAAGTTCGACTTCACCACCTACCGGCTCGGGCTGCACGGCTTCTATGTGCGCAACGACAGCCCGATCAAAGCGATCCGCGAGCCGCGCGATATCGCGGGTTTGCGGATCGTCACCGGCTCGGGGACGATCCAGGAGCACATCCTGCTCGAATGGAACCGGCGCAACGTGGCACAAGGCCTGAAGGCGGCCACGCTGCAGTACTACGACGACGACCCTGCTTCGGGACGGCTCGCGTTGCTGTCGGGACGCGTGGACGCGATCTTCAATCCGGATGCGCAAATGGCCTACGAGGCCGCGACGCAAGGGCAGACCCGGCGCGTCGGCACGGTCAACGCGGGCTGGCCGCTCAAGGCCGACGTCGCGATCGCGACGCGCAAAGACAGCGGGCTTGCGCCGGCGCTGACGGCGGCGACCAATCAACTGATCCGCGGCGGCCAGTATCGCGCGGCGCTGACGCGCTGGGGCGTACAGGCGCAAGCTGTGGAGCATTCGGAAACCAATCCGCCCGGCTATCCGGATGCGTGA
- a CDS encoding amino acid ABC transporter permease/ATP-binding protein, whose product MSDTTTPFAGSVHSGQLPDTTERHEYAHYRIVPTRHHARTAGTVLAIVLIGLVLNSVLGNPRWGWGVFSEWFFAEPVLSGLGRTLVLTALGALFGFALATPLALARVSGSPLLASCAWAFIWLFRSIPLIVLLLLLNNLGYLYETIWIGVPFTHIALLNESTTDLISPFFAAVLGLTLNHAAFAAEAIRGGLLSVDHGQREAAAALGLPGGRQVRRIVLPQAMRAILPTAFNDVIGLAKGTSVVYILAMPDLFYTVQIIYHRNLEVIPLLMVATVWYLIILTVLSAIQVHIERYFARGATREQVAVSPLSALFGRWLGARVGARAERLAQTDAQPRAANVANVANTSSTASASSTAEVEAAGWAQRRIGGRVGIHNLSKSFGALKVLDDISLSFPSGSVTVILGQSGSGKSTLLRTINHLERVDDGFIDIDGELVGYRRDGRTLYELKEKDILRRRRADVGMVFQSFNLFPHLNVLGNVIEAPLAAGVPRAQAEAEARVLLARVGLADKADAWPRQLSGGQQQRVAIARALALKPKVLLFDEPTSALDPELVNEVLDVIRQLARSGTTLIIVTHEIGFAREVADTIVFMDGGRIVESGPPSNVLGDPAHPRTREFLSKVL is encoded by the coding sequence ATGAGCGATACCACCACGCCGTTTGCCGGCTCCGTCCACTCGGGCCAGCTACCGGACACCACCGAGCGGCACGAGTACGCGCACTACCGGATCGTGCCCACGCGGCATCACGCGCGGACTGCCGGCACGGTGCTGGCCATCGTGCTGATCGGGCTCGTCCTGAACTCGGTGCTGGGCAATCCGCGCTGGGGTTGGGGCGTTTTCTCGGAGTGGTTTTTCGCGGAACCGGTGCTCTCGGGCCTCGGGCGAACGCTGGTGCTGACGGCGCTCGGCGCGCTGTTCGGTTTCGCTCTGGCGACGCCGCTCGCGCTCGCGCGTGTCTCGGGTTCGCCGTTGCTCGCCAGTTGCGCGTGGGCGTTTATCTGGCTGTTCCGCTCGATTCCGCTGATCGTGCTGCTGCTTCTGCTGAACAACCTGGGTTATCTGTACGAGACCATCTGGATCGGCGTGCCGTTCACGCATATCGCGCTGCTGAACGAATCGACCACGGATCTGATCAGTCCGTTCTTCGCGGCCGTGCTCGGACTCACGCTGAATCACGCGGCGTTCGCGGCCGAAGCGATTCGCGGCGGCCTGCTGTCGGTCGATCATGGGCAGCGTGAGGCGGCCGCCGCGCTCGGCTTGCCGGGTGGACGCCAGGTGCGGCGCATCGTGCTGCCGCAGGCCATGCGCGCGATTCTGCCGACCGCGTTCAACGATGTGATTGGTCTCGCGAAGGGCACGTCGGTTGTTTATATCCTTGCGATGCCGGACCTGTTCTACACCGTACAGATCATCTATCACCGCAATCTGGAAGTCATTCCGCTGCTGATGGTCGCCACCGTCTGGTATCTGATCATTCTGACCGTGTTGTCGGCGATTCAGGTGCATATCGAGCGGTACTTCGCGCGTGGCGCGACGCGCGAACAGGTGGCGGTGTCGCCGTTGAGCGCGCTGTTTGGGCGCTGGCTCGGTGCGCGCGTCGGAGCGCGGGCGGAACGCCTCGCTCAGACGGACGCGCAACCGCGTGCGGCCAACGTGGCCAATGTGGCAAACACGTCGAGCACGGCAAGCGCATCAAGCACGGCGGAAGTGGAAGCGGCGGGCTGGGCGCAGCGGCGAATCGGCGGCCGTGTCGGCATTCACAATCTGTCGAAGAGCTTCGGCGCGTTGAAGGTGCTCGACGACATCTCGCTGTCGTTCCCATCGGGAAGCGTCACGGTGATCCTCGGACAATCGGGCTCGGGCAAGTCGACGCTACTGCGCACGATCAACCATCTCGAACGCGTCGACGACGGGTTCATCGATATCGACGGCGAGCTCGTTGGATACCGGCGCGATGGCCGCACGCTCTACGAACTCAAGGAAAAAGACATCTTGCGACGACGTCGCGCTGACGTCGGGATGGTGTTCCAAAGCTTCAATCTGTTCCCGCATCTGAACGTGCTCGGCAACGTGATCGAAGCGCCGCTCGCGGCGGGCGTGCCGCGTGCGCAGGCCGAGGCGGAAGCGCGCGTGCTGCTCGCGCGCGTGGGACTGGCCGATAAGGCCGACGCGTGGCCGCGCCAGTTGTCCGGCGGTCAGCAGCAACGCGTGGCGATTGCCCGCGCGCTGGCGCTGAAACCGAAGGTGCTGCTGTTCGACGAGCCGACTTCTGCGCTCGATCCCGAACTCGTCAACGAGGTGCTCGACGTGATCCGCCAGCTCGCGCGCTCTGGCACGACGCTGATCATCGTCACGCACGAAATCGGCTTTGCGCGCGAGGTGGCCGACACGATCGTGTTCATGGATGGCGGACGTATCGTCGAATCCGGTCCGCCGTCGAACGTGCTGGGCGACCCGGCTCACCCGCGCACGCGCGAGTTTTTATCGAAGGTGCTCTGA
- a CDS encoding GNAT family N-acetyltransferase: MTYEIIDTTPLDPIAQPLLAALEIEYTTRYREFRKDSAASVSEEMLRYPAELFAPPEGAFIVIQRDGKTVGGGAFKRYDTATAELKRIWTHESERRQGLARRVVEELEARALRQGYRRVYLTTGFRQPEAAGLYTSTGYEALFDRSIAPEIHFRLPFGKDLLEPGRLESLSDLRRAEPLGQRS, from the coding sequence ATGACCTACGAGATTATCGATACCACACCGCTCGATCCCATCGCTCAACCGTTGTTGGCCGCGCTGGAGATTGAATACACGACGCGTTATCGCGAGTTCCGCAAGGACAGCGCCGCGTCGGTGAGCGAAGAGATGCTGCGTTATCCGGCCGAACTGTTCGCGCCGCCGGAGGGCGCTTTCATTGTGATCCAGCGCGACGGCAAGACGGTCGGTGGCGGTGCGTTCAAGCGCTATGACACGGCCACGGCGGAACTGAAACGCATCTGGACGCATGAGAGCGAACGCCGCCAGGGACTGGCTCGCCGCGTCGTCGAGGAACTCGAAGCGCGCGCGTTACGCCAGGGCTATCGCCGCGTGTATCTGACCACGGGTTTCAGGCAACCGGAAGCGGCCGGGCTCTATACGAGTACGGGCTACGAAGCGCTGTTCGATCGTTCGATCGCGCCGGAGATTCATTTCCGTCTGCCGTTCGGCAAGGATTTGCTGGAGCCGGGCCGCCTCGAATCGCTCAGCGATCTGCGCCGCGCCGAGCCGCTCGGGCAACGGTCGTAG